In the Opitutaceae bacterium genome, one interval contains:
- the gatB gene encoding Asp-tRNA(Asn)/Glu-tRNA(Gln) amidotransferase subunit GatB codes for MEFEAVIGLEVHVQIKTRTKMFTPVEAGFAHEPNHLTDPVVLGLPGALPVMNKVAIDRIIATGLMFDCRIAEVCKWDRKNYFYPDSAKNYQISQYDQPICVGGEVEIELPGPSRNVMGAHRKVRLTRIHLEEDVGKLNHFANDSLVDFNRAGTPLMEIVTEPDMSDPDEVFALLTALRQALVGAGISDCDMEKGQLRCDANISVRPVGQEKLGTKVELKNLNSISGVRNGVEYEIRRQIGAVRRGEAIVQETRRWDADTGVSQPMRTKEMDHDYRYFPDPDLMPVVVDEGWKESIRVQLPEMPFERQRRLMETFGLPYTITSVLVADRGLAEYFEEAVGAETGRAQAIANWVTNDLLREMSQASLSIDELKIQPGQIRDLVALVEGGVVSSSQAREVFAEMFASGDEPAGIVERRGLKQNTDTGELEAWCAEAIANGGKSVESYRSGNEKALNALKGPVMKASRGKADPKMVDEILRRLLAQ; via the coding sequence ATGGAATTCGAAGCGGTCATCGGACTTGAAGTCCACGTGCAGATCAAGACCCGGACGAAGATGTTCACTCCGGTGGAGGCGGGGTTTGCCCACGAGCCCAACCACCTGACGGATCCGGTGGTCCTGGGCCTGCCGGGAGCCCTGCCGGTGATGAACAAGGTGGCGATTGACCGCATCATCGCGACCGGACTTATGTTCGACTGCCGGATCGCGGAGGTCTGCAAGTGGGACCGCAAGAACTACTTCTATCCGGACAGCGCCAAGAACTACCAGATTTCCCAATACGACCAGCCGATCTGTGTCGGGGGTGAGGTCGAGATCGAGTTGCCGGGGCCGTCGCGCAACGTGATGGGGGCCCACCGGAAGGTGCGGCTGACGCGGATTCACCTCGAGGAGGACGTGGGGAAGCTGAATCACTTTGCGAACGACTCACTGGTTGACTTCAACCGGGCGGGAACGCCGCTGATGGAAATCGTGACCGAGCCGGACATGAGTGATCCGGACGAAGTGTTTGCGCTGTTGACCGCCCTGCGCCAGGCTTTGGTCGGGGCGGGCATATCGGATTGCGACATGGAGAAGGGGCAGCTGCGTTGTGATGCGAACATCAGCGTGCGGCCGGTCGGCCAGGAGAAGCTCGGAACCAAGGTGGAGCTGAAGAACCTCAACAGCATCAGCGGGGTGCGCAACGGGGTCGAATACGAGATCCGCCGCCAGATCGGGGCGGTGCGGCGAGGGGAGGCCATCGTCCAGGAGACCCGTCGGTGGGATGCGGATACAGGTGTCTCCCAGCCGATGCGGACGAAGGAGATGGACCACGATTACCGCTATTTCCCGGATCCCGACCTGATGCCGGTGGTGGTCGATGAAGGGTGGAAGGAATCGATCAGGGTGCAGCTGCCGGAAATGCCCTTTGAGCGGCAGCGCCGTCTGATGGAGACATTCGGTCTGCCCTACACGATCACCTCGGTCCTGGTGGCGGATCGGGGTTTGGCCGAGTACTTTGAAGAGGCGGTGGGCGCCGAGACGGGCCGGGCGCAGGCCATTGCCAACTGGGTGACGAACGATCTGCTGCGCGAAATGTCCCAAGCTTCACTCTCCATCGACGAGCTGAAGATTCAACCGGGACAGATTCGGGACCTGGTGGCATTGGTGGAGGGCGGAGTGGTTTCGAGCAGCCAGGCCCGCGAGGTCTTTGCGGAGATGTTCGCTTCGGGCGATGAGCCCGCCGGGATCGTGGAGCGCAGGGGGCTCAAGCAGAATACGGACACCGGCGAATTGGAGGCCTGGTGCGCGGAAGCGATCGCGAACGGCGGGAAGTCGGTCGAGAGCTACCGATCGGGAAATGAGAAAGCCCTCAACGCGCTGAAAGGCCCGGTCATGAAAGCCAGCCGGGGCAAGGCGGACCCGAAGATGGTGGACGAGATCCTGCGGCGGCTTCTGGCACAATGA
- a CDS encoding superoxide dismutase, which yields MTNENGSELSRRDWLKGIGAGAAVLGFGGVLRAEDSAAGTGVALPESMVGYRDGTYVLPPLPYAYDALEPHIDEQTMRLHHDIHHAGYVRGANMAAEKLRSIATGDGDRPYSKHWARELAFNGSGHALHVLFWNCMSPNGGGAPKGSLAMAIRLSFGSFEGFGELFRSVSGSVEGSGWGILGLEKLSGNLVVIQAEKHQDLTFQGTIPLLAVDVWEHAYYLKYQNKRTDYVAAFMNVVDWDFVGARYDAAIGGQGR from the coding sequence ATGACTAACGAAAACGGATCGGAACTTTCACGGCGCGACTGGCTGAAGGGAATCGGAGCGGGAGCGGCCGTATTGGGATTTGGGGGCGTCCTCCGGGCGGAGGACTCCGCCGCAGGAACGGGCGTTGCCTTGCCCGAGAGCATGGTCGGCTACAGGGACGGGACTTATGTCCTGCCGCCGCTCCCCTATGCCTACGACGCGCTGGAACCGCATATCGATGAGCAGACGATGCGCCTGCATCACGATATCCACCATGCCGGTTATGTTCGTGGCGCCAACATGGCGGCCGAAAAGCTGCGGTCGATTGCGACGGGTGACGGAGACCGTCCCTATTCCAAGCATTGGGCGCGTGAACTGGCTTTCAACGGGTCCGGGCATGCCCTCCATGTTCTGTTCTGGAATTGCATGAGCCCGAACGGCGGGGGCGCACCGAAGGGAAGCCTGGCGATGGCGATCCGGCTGAGTTTCGGCAGCTTTGAAGGATTTGGCGAACTCTTCCGGTCGGTCTCGGGCTCGGTGGAAGGCAGCGGGTGGGGCATACTGGGTCTTGAAAAGCTTTCAGGGAACCTGGTCGTGATTCAGGCGGAGAAACACCAGGACCTGACTTTTCAGGGAACGATCCCGCTTCTGGCGGTCGACGTGTGGGAGCACGCCTACTACCTGAAGTATCAGAACAAGCGGACCGATTATGTGGCGGCATTCATGAACGTGGTCGACTGGGATTTCGTCGGTGCGCGTTACGACGCTGCGATAGGCGGGCAAGGTCGATAG
- the pepT gene encoding peptidase T has translation MTKIKSDFLLERFLAYVQIGTRSDPSGPGIPSTPEQWDLLHRLVADLEEIGVKDITLTESGYVLARLPATPGGAEAPRLAFFAHVDTAPDLPSAAKPIVHRDYDGGIIRLPDDPEQILDPATTPCLAGKKGEDIITASGLSLLGADDKSGVAVLMAVIEALVGDGSIEHGPLVFCFNPDEEIARGMHGIEVEEIGADFGYTLDGEMPGEIDAESFSADEGILEVTGVAIHPGWAKDKMINALRLVGRFLDRLPMADSPERTDGRDGFIHPNQVTGTADRAQVRMIIRDFEMEGMEAKHRLLERLAAELREEEPGATIKLTIRKQYRNMRYWLIQDSRPVDYATEAVRAVGLEPKLNFIRGGTDGSNLTERGLPTPNIFCGFHEVHSQREWVSLQDMVRAAETVLQLIRIWYEKG, from the coding sequence ATGACGAAGATCAAGAGCGATTTTCTCCTCGAGCGATTCCTCGCTTACGTCCAGATCGGAACCCGGAGTGATCCGAGCGGACCGGGTATTCCCTCGACACCGGAGCAGTGGGATCTGCTGCATCGTCTGGTCGCGGATCTCGAAGAGATCGGTGTGAAGGACATCACCCTGACGGAGAGTGGTTATGTGCTTGCCCGGCTGCCGGCGACACCGGGGGGAGCGGAGGCCCCCCGACTTGCATTCTTCGCCCATGTCGATACGGCTCCGGATCTTCCATCGGCCGCGAAGCCGATTGTCCATCGCGACTACGACGGGGGCATCATCCGTCTGCCGGACGACCCCGAGCAGATTCTGGATCCGGCGACCACGCCTTGTCTGGCCGGGAAGAAGGGCGAGGATATCATCACGGCATCGGGTCTTTCGCTCCTTGGGGCCGACGACAAATCCGGAGTGGCGGTGCTGATGGCGGTGATCGAAGCTCTCGTGGGTGATGGCTCGATCGAGCATGGTCCGTTGGTCTTCTGCTTCAATCCGGACGAGGAGATCGCCCGGGGAATGCACGGGATCGAAGTCGAGGAGATCGGGGCCGATTTCGGCTACACCCTTGACGGAGAGATGCCCGGCGAGATTGATGCCGAGTCTTTCAGTGCCGACGAAGGTATCCTCGAGGTGACGGGAGTGGCCATCCACCCGGGCTGGGCCAAAGACAAGATGATCAACGCCCTTCGCCTGGTCGGCCGGTTTCTCGATCGCCTGCCGATGGCGGATTCCCCCGAGCGGACGGATGGTCGTGATGGTTTCATTCATCCCAATCAAGTGACCGGGACGGCCGATCGCGCACAGGTGCGGATGATCATCCGCGATTTTGAAATGGAGGGCATGGAGGCCAAGCACCGTCTGCTGGAGCGACTGGCCGCTGAATTGCGGGAGGAAGAGCCCGGTGCGACGATCAAGCTGACCATCCGCAAGCAGTATCGAAATATGCGCTATTGGCTGATTCAGGATTCCCGCCCCGTGGATTACGCGACGGAGGCGGTACGGGCTGTCGGACTGGAACCGAAGCTCAATTTCATCCGGGGTGGAACGGACGGCTCCAATCTGACCGAACGCGGCCTTCCCACACCGAATATCTTCTGTGGCTTTCATGAGGTCCACAGCCAGCGGGAGTGGGTCAGCCTGCAGGACATGGTCAGAGCAGCTGAAACCGTCCTGCAGCTCATCCGCATCTGGTACGAGAAGGGATAG
- a CDS encoding insulinase family protein produces the protein MRSFSRRQVLAVVLAVFWPVLLMADPRTGTWAHESSSLKPDPDVVWGSLENGLRYAILPHGGLPGRVSIQLLVLAGSLDEKENERGLAHFTEHMAFNGTRNFQSSEMISFFQHLGMEFGSDVNAVTTHDHTVYILDFQDNSDALLRRGLVLLRDFADGIEFSQAEIDKERGVILSELRIHDGFEFRSQNASTSFFFSGLTLPDRNPIGLTKVIETASRSDFMGYYTRNYRPDLMILVVAGDIQVDGMIGLTREFFGSMAKPTTRVPDRDLGKLNTGRGIRADIFEVSHVGSASIQVASVEPDRDRTDSLAARKRWNDSQLAAQLLTNRLQRMIQQAGGAGASVERSVGITASMAGLYTAGGEGWRNGLLSLDQVIRLTYEDGFQAKEADWLKKRGLLDLGKARAQYAKLDPNSIASALVESIVSDQVFIGIEADLAMREQFLRELNIADVNKAFRDSWNMENMAYHISGEVVVKGGPTEIVDDIRRHRKGGISYVSMQADLTKEFELQDWGPPGEVVERREVPELNAGLMKFSNGVRFNFVESRQEPSIVRAVVRVGGGMFDLKGNRKAIRDFALATVLLSGTSHYMADDIGSFLSASMLDFSFDLDDHDAFTFRGAFGSEDLDTFLGIVTEFLYQPKFSRGAFNSELVGAMQARQGSSLGLQDGFRKLDNHLYRTDARFVWGDPMDYATLGVSDVRNWVEKPLTEGYVEVTLVGDIPEEMAVASMARTLGELPKRAAKKKTGFVRPVKMAAGPGFQRVEFVGEDHQAVAVGIWPIEGKITLQDRANLNVLSRILQVRISREVREDLGLAYSPSSELIAYPEYESFALIQATVDCSPADAEAIARKVERIADEISTEGVTREEFDGAIEPFIGHMRQAFSNNGFLIEQVLMRAQEDPQTLDEAIQLKKELPELLSLEEVNRFAAKVMGRENTRTVAIVPKPFVGVFQIDSGGSAGADVIGRPGS, from the coding sequence ATGAGGAGTTTTAGCCGCCGTCAGGTTCTTGCCGTTGTGCTGGCCGTTTTCTGGCCCGTGCTGCTGATGGCTGATCCGCGTACCGGGACCTGGGCCCATGAGAGCAGTTCCCTGAAGCCGGACCCTGATGTTGTCTGGGGCAGTCTGGAAAACGGGCTGCGCTACGCGATCCTGCCGCATGGGGGCCTCCCGGGGCGGGTCAGTATCCAGCTGCTGGTCCTCGCGGGATCACTGGACGAGAAGGAGAATGAGCGGGGCCTGGCCCATTTCACCGAGCACATGGCCTTCAACGGAACCCGGAACTTCCAGTCCAGCGAGATGATCTCGTTTTTCCAGCATCTCGGCATGGAGTTCGGGAGCGATGTCAACGCGGTGACCACTCACGATCACACAGTCTATATCCTTGATTTTCAGGACAACTCGGATGCGTTGCTGCGTCGAGGACTGGTCCTGCTCAGGGATTTTGCCGACGGGATAGAGTTTTCGCAGGCGGAAATCGACAAGGAGCGTGGGGTGATTCTCAGTGAACTGCGCATCCATGACGGCTTTGAGTTTCGGAGCCAGAATGCATCGACCAGCTTCTTCTTTTCGGGCCTGACTTTGCCGGACCGTAATCCGATCGGACTGACCAAGGTTATCGAGACCGCCAGTCGATCCGACTTCATGGGCTATTATACCCGCAACTACCGCCCGGACCTGATGATACTGGTGGTGGCCGGGGATATTCAAGTGGACGGCATGATCGGGCTGACCCGGGAGTTTTTCGGGAGCATGGCGAAGCCGACGACGCGCGTTCCCGATCGCGATCTGGGGAAACTGAACACGGGCCGCGGGATCCGGGCGGATATCTTTGAAGTCTCCCACGTGGGTTCGGCTTCGATTCAGGTGGCCTCGGTGGAGCCCGACCGCGATCGAACGGATTCCCTGGCGGCTCGGAAGCGCTGGAATGACAGTCAGTTGGCGGCCCAGTTGCTGACCAACCGGCTGCAGAGGATGATTCAGCAGGCGGGCGGAGCCGGAGCCTCGGTTGAGCGATCGGTCGGGATCACGGCGTCGATGGCCGGGCTCTACACGGCGGGGGGCGAAGGGTGGCGCAATGGGCTTCTCTCGCTGGATCAGGTCATCCGGCTGACTTACGAGGACGGATTTCAGGCCAAGGAAGCGGATTGGCTGAAGAAACGGGGACTGCTCGATCTCGGCAAGGCGCGGGCGCAGTATGCGAAACTCGATCCGAACTCGATCGCGTCGGCCCTGGTCGAATCGATCGTGAGCGACCAGGTTTTCATCGGAATCGAGGCGGACCTGGCCATGCGTGAGCAGTTTCTCCGTGAGCTGAATATCGCGGATGTGAACAAGGCTTTTCGCGACAGCTGGAACATGGAGAACATGGCCTATCATATCTCGGGTGAGGTGGTGGTAAAGGGAGGCCCCACGGAGATTGTCGACGACATCCGACGTCACCGGAAAGGAGGCATTTCGTATGTCTCGATGCAGGCGGATCTGACCAAGGAGTTTGAACTGCAGGATTGGGGTCCTCCCGGGGAGGTGGTCGAGCGTCGGGAGGTGCCCGAGTTGAATGCAGGCCTGATGAAATTCAGCAACGGGGTACGGTTCAATTTCGTGGAAAGCCGTCAGGAGCCTTCGATTGTCCGGGCCGTTGTCCGGGTGGGCGGCGGGATGTTCGACCTGAAGGGCAACCGGAAGGCGATTCGGGATTTTGCCCTGGCGACGGTCCTGCTGAGCGGAACCTCGCATTATATGGCGGATGATATCGGTTCCTTCCTCAGCGCCTCGATGCTCGATTTCAGCTTTGATCTTGATGATCACGACGCCTTCACCTTCCGGGGAGCCTTTGGGAGTGAGGATTTGGATACATTTCTTGGCATTGTGACGGAATTTCTTTATCAACCCAAATTCTCCCGTGGAGCCTTCAACAGCGAATTGGTCGGGGCGATGCAGGCTCGGCAGGGCTCGAGCCTGGGACTGCAGGACGGGTTCCGTAAACTTGACAACCATCTCTACCGGACCGATGCGCGCTTTGTCTGGGGGGATCCGATGGACTATGCCACGCTGGGCGTCTCCGACGTGCGAAACTGGGTGGAAAAGCCTTTGACGGAGGGTTATGTCGAGGTGACCCTGGTCGGTGATATTCCCGAAGAGATGGCGGTCGCGAGCATGGCGAGGACCCTGGGGGAGTTGCCGAAGCGAGCGGCGAAGAAGAAGACGGGTTTTGTCCGTCCGGTGAAGATGGCGGCGGGACCGGGTTTTCAGCGGGTCGAATTCGTGGGCGAGGACCATCAGGCGGTGGCGGTCGGGATCTGGCCGATCGAGGGCAAGATCACCCTGCAGGACCGGGCCAACCTCAATGTCCTGAGCCGGATACTTCAGGTCCGGATCAGCCGCGAGGTGCGTGAAGATCTCGGACTGGCCTATTCGCCTTCGTCGGAGCTCATCGCGTATCCGGAATACGAATCATTTGCCCTGATTCAGGCCACGGTGGACTGTTCTCCCGCCGACGCCGAGGCGATTGCCCGGAAGGTCGAGCGGATCGCGGATGAGATCTCCACCGAAGGGGTGACCCGGGAGGAGTTTGACGGGGCGATCGAACCGTTCATCGGGCACATGCGTCAGGCGTTTTCCAACAACGGGTTCCTCATCGAGCAGGTCCTGATGCGCGCACAGGAGGATCCGCAGACTCTCGATGAAGCCATTCAGCTGAAGAAAGAGCTGCCGGAGTTGCTGAGCCTGGAAGAGGTCAATCGATTTGCCGCGAAGGTGATGGGCAGGGAGAACACCCGGACGGTGGCGATTGTCCCCAAGCCGTTTGTCGGGGTCTTTCAGATTGATTCGGGAGGATCGGCAGGAGCGGACGTGATCGGGCGGCCGGGAAGCTAG
- the gatA gene encoding Asp-tRNA(Asn)/Glu-tRNA(Gln) amidotransferase subunit GatA, which translates to MADVIIEKTALELGSLLADGSISAREVMSAHLDRTKAVDGSVGAFLSYDEADALAQADASDRRRAEGMSRGPLDGVPVGVKDVLAVRGQPLGCASRMLEGFVSPYDAHAVERLKAAGAIVWGRLNMDEFAMGSSTENSSVKVTSNPWDLTRVPGGSSGGSAAAVAARETTLALGSDTGGSVRQPASFCGVVGLKPTYGRVSRYGLVAFASSLDQVGPMARTVDDAALLLGAIAGHDGRDSTSVDQPVGDFGPTGGKADRVWRLGVPKEYLAEGIDSEVKAAIDCAIAFYEANGCEVREVSLPHTEYAVATYYIIATAEASSNLARYDGVRYGHRAARAEDGIDLYFQSRAEGFGPEVKRRIILGTYVLSSGYYDAYYLRAQKVRTLIRQDFLNAFGQVDALLTPTSPFAAFRKGERSSDPLEMYLSDIYTLSANLAGIPGLSIPCGFTSAGLPIGLQILGRPFGEAEILELGRRFERGHDFVRQSPVI; encoded by the coding sequence ATGGCTGACGTGATTATTGAGAAGACGGCGTTGGAATTGGGATCGCTCCTGGCGGATGGATCGATCTCGGCCCGGGAGGTCATGTCCGCCCATCTGGATCGGACCAAGGCGGTCGATGGCTCGGTCGGGGCTTTTCTTTCCTATGACGAGGCGGATGCCCTGGCCCAGGCGGACGCCTCGGATCGGCGGCGGGCGGAGGGAATGAGCCGTGGTCCGCTCGACGGAGTTCCGGTCGGGGTCAAGGATGTATTGGCTGTTCGCGGACAGCCTTTGGGGTGTGCCAGCCGGATGCTGGAGGGGTTTGTCTCTCCCTATGATGCCCATGCGGTCGAACGCCTGAAGGCGGCGGGGGCGATTGTCTGGGGTCGGTTGAATATGGACGAGTTCGCCATGGGCTCGTCGACGGAGAACTCATCGGTCAAGGTGACCTCGAATCCTTGGGATCTGACCCGGGTGCCCGGAGGCAGCAGCGGGGGGAGTGCGGCTGCGGTGGCGGCGCGGGAGACGACGCTGGCGTTGGGGAGTGATACCGGGGGTTCGGTGCGACAGCCGGCCTCGTTCTGCGGAGTGGTGGGCCTGAAGCCGACCTACGGCCGGGTCTCGCGCTATGGACTGGTGGCGTTTGCCTCGTCACTTGACCAGGTCGGGCCGATGGCCCGGACCGTGGACGACGCAGCGCTGCTTCTTGGGGCGATTGCCGGCCATGACGGCCGGGACTCGACCTCGGTTGACCAGCCGGTCGGGGACTTCGGGCCGACCGGCGGGAAGGCGGACCGGGTCTGGCGGCTCGGGGTGCCGAAGGAATACCTGGCCGAGGGAATCGACTCCGAGGTCAAAGCGGCGATTGACTGTGCGATTGCCTTTTATGAGGCGAATGGATGCGAGGTTCGGGAAGTCTCTCTGCCGCACACCGAGTACGCGGTGGCGACCTATTATATCATCGCGACGGCGGAGGCCTCATCGAATCTCGCCCGTTACGACGGCGTTCGGTATGGTCACCGGGCGGCCCGGGCGGAGGACGGGATTGATCTCTATTTTCAGTCGCGGGCTGAAGGCTTCGGCCCAGAAGTGAAGCGACGGATCATCCTGGGAACCTATGTCCTGAGCAGCGGTTATTATGATGCCTACTACCTGCGTGCCCAGAAGGTGCGCACGCTGATCCGTCAGGATTTCCTCAATGCCTTCGGGCAGGTGGATGCGTTGCTGACGCCGACATCGCCCTTTGCCGCCTTCCGGAAAGGCGAGCGGTCATCGGATCCGCTGGAAATGTACCTGAGCGACATCTATACGCTCAGTGCCAATCTGGCGGGGATCCCGGGTTTGTCGATACCCTGCGGGTTCACTTCGGCGGGCCTGCCCATCGGGCTGCAGATTCTGGGTCGACCCTTCGGAGAGGCGGAGATCCTGGAACTGGGGCGTCGATTCGAGCGGGGACATGATTTTGTGCGTCAGTCGCCTGTGATTTAG
- the rbsK gene encoding ribokinase, with protein MAPTAEKNPGSPRIVVVGSSNTDLVITGERLPKPGETLLGGEFKQYAGGKGANQAVAAARAGARVAFVGRCGADSYGEATCLKLHREGINLSYFTEDKSRASGVALIIMGGQEKENLIVVAKSANDGVSRADVQAAADAIRLAGAVVAQLEVPLEAVEAAADMAGAAGVPFVLNPAPARELPPSLFAKVDVLVPNRGEVCLLGGSSDVDEAAETLLKRGCRQIVVTLGAQGARIYNAEGRTDIPVVKVEAVDTVGAGDCFTAWLAVGIAEGLSLEDSVKRAMKAAAISVTRQGAQPSMPRRSEVL; from the coding sequence ATGGCTCCAACGGCTGAAAAGAATCCCGGGTCCCCGAGAATCGTGGTGGTCGGCAGTTCCAATACCGATCTGGTGATCACGGGCGAGCGTCTGCCGAAACCGGGCGAGACGCTCCTCGGGGGCGAGTTCAAGCAATATGCCGGGGGGAAGGGAGCCAATCAGGCCGTTGCGGCGGCCCGGGCTGGTGCCCGGGTGGCATTTGTCGGCCGCTGCGGCGCGGACTCCTACGGGGAGGCCACCTGCCTCAAGCTCCATCGCGAGGGCATCAACCTCAGTTACTTCACGGAGGACAAGTCGCGGGCAAGCGGGGTTGCCCTGATCATCATGGGCGGTCAGGAGAAGGAGAACCTGATCGTGGTGGCCAAGTCAGCCAACGACGGGGTCAGCCGGGCAGATGTCCAGGCTGCGGCGGATGCGATCCGGTTGGCCGGAGCGGTGGTCGCCCAGCTTGAGGTGCCGTTGGAAGCGGTCGAGGCGGCCGCGGACATGGCGGGTGCGGCCGGGGTTCCATTTGTGCTGAATCCGGCTCCGGCCCGCGAATTGCCTCCGAGTCTTTTTGCCAAGGTGGACGTGCTGGTTCCCAACCGGGGCGAGGTCTGCCTTCTGGGCGGATCATCCGACGTTGATGAAGCGGCTGAGACCCTTCTGAAGCGGGGGTGCCGGCAGATCGTGGTCACGCTCGGCGCGCAGGGAGCCCGCATCTACAACGCGGAGGGTCGGACGGACATTCCGGTGGTCAAGGTCGAGGCCGTCGACACGGTGGGGGCCGGTGATTGTTTCACCGCCTGGCTGGCGGTCGGGATTGCCGAGGGACTCTCGCTCGAGGACTCGGTCAAGCGGGCGATGAAGGCTGCCGCCATCAGCGTCACCCGGCAGGGGGCCCAGCCTTCCATGCCCAGGCGGAGCGAAGTCCTTTGA
- the gatC gene encoding Asp-tRNA(Asn)/Glu-tRNA(Gln) amidotransferase subunit GatC: MSTHAPIDIDYVANLARIALSAEEKRLFSGQLEEVLTYIEKLNTVEIDGVEPTAHAIPVTNVWRDDEVRSALSPEEALRNAPAAREGMFVVPKVVE, from the coding sequence ATGAGCACACACGCCCCCATTGATATTGATTACGTGGCCAACCTGGCGCGGATCGCCCTGAGCGCGGAGGAAAAGCGGCTCTTTTCGGGCCAGCTCGAGGAGGTCCTGACCTATATTGAGAAACTCAATACGGTGGAAATCGACGGGGTTGAGCCGACCGCCCATGCCATCCCGGTGACCAATGTCTGGCGTGACGACGAGGTGCGATCCGCCCTGAGTCCGGAAGAAGCCCTGCGCAATGCCCCGGCGGCCCGCGAGGGGATGTTTGTCGTGCCGAAAGTGGTGGAGTGA